The sequence CATTTTACttacttaaatattttaaaaattattattagtcaaaattattaATTGCTACAGTACCAGTTTCAATTATTTAAAAACAGAGGCAGTACTATAAATTGGACAGTGAAGTACTGCAATGGACACAAGCTAGTCCTTTTTCTAGAATCATCAGTCCATTCTGAAGCTCGCAGGGTAAAGTACAGCATCGTATGGCATGAGACAAACACTTGTCAGCATCGGATGCAAGGTCCTCCTCGTTTGAGAAACAAACTGTTGTCGTAAAGGTGGCTTTTACTTACTGGGATTAaattttatgtttattttttaggTTTTAAACAAATTTTTCTTTCagtaataaataatatatttatgggaaaactgcaaaaaccccccaaaagtcacttggattttgactttcccccccaaaagttgttttgttgcaaaaagccccccaaaagtttgactttgttgaaaaaaccccctaaaaattcaaaaaataaaaaaattattaaaaaaattctaaaaaaaactagagacaattctaagaccttctgtgaaatttgttttcaaaaataatatcctttgcatcatatttcatggagaggaagtttggaaaaaaaagaaaaatgtgcagctcatttattaactcatgttattttaactttgtcatgtctaccattatttttcctacacaaataattatttaagtaaactaataaaagtggtttcactaattttgggggtgttatggattagttatgaattaatctatctgcaacccatttactgaatcctgcacgttacaataactatttcaagatttcatgtatttttacaagatagaggatcatgtaagaagactaaaaaaatttgtttcatgatttttggattagtaaataattaactatgcatttaactcgaattaataaatgagttgcacatttttcttttttttcaaacttactctccatgaaatatgatgcaaagtatattatttttgaaaacaaatttcacaaaaggtcttataattgtctctagtttttttttagatttttttgtgatttgttttaaatttttttgaatttttgggggtgtttttgcaacaaaatcaaacctttgggggttttttttttgcaacaaaacaacttttggggggaaagtcaaaatccaagtgacttttggggggtttttgcatttatccctataTTTATTGATATCGAGACGTTTATTATAATTTTGtcaatatttaaatattatatatctaATCTTCACTGGTCACTTTGTGAGTGTGGTTTCGTAAAAAAGTCGTCCTTTCCCTTCCCTGGACGCCTAGCTAGGACCCCGTTTCCCTTCCACAGAGAAGCCAGAGCGAGGCGCAGTTCTTGAGTTATTGCTCGAACAAGCGGAACAGTGCAGGCGCTGCCGCTTCGCATTGAAGCATCTGTGCCGTCACATCAGGGGCTGTACTTACGACGGGTCCTTCCGTTCCTCGGAAGCCATTGCTGCAACGCCGTTGCCTCTGTGCTCCGGCCAATGCGTGGCCGCAGTCCGCACATGCAGGTCATTAGTTTTGCTGAAACGCTATGGCCATTGAGTTCTGATTCTGTGCAGTGCGGGAAGAAATAGTACACGAATGGCTACTTCTGAAACGCAAGAACATCAAGCCGGCCGGCCAGACCAATTCGTTTCCTTTCCTTTATGATCGATGATCTTGCTTCCATTTAGTCAATTTCATCGATGGAAGTCTAGTGAGAAGGATCAAATTGAAGCATTATTGAAGAAGCATCTATGCATGCAACGGTAAAGATGCAGTAGTTTATTGCGTCGATGTCAATCACGGGTAAGCATCTCCGTCAAATTCGGACAATTTGCACGTAACTTAGCTATGGCAAATGAACAATGCCGCTACGGTTCCCCGACGGGGAACCGGTGGATGCAGTCGGCCCAGGGGCTCTCGTCCGCGGCCGCCGGGTTTGGGTCTCCGCGGACGCGCTCCCACACCGCGCTGTTGGCCTTCGGCCCGCTCCCCATGCCGAGCTGCCACACCCGGTCGCCGCGCAGGACCCTCCCCTTCGCTTCGTGGTACGCGAGCTGGTACCACAGCGACGCCGCCGACTGGTTCCCGAACCGGTGGAACGTCATcagcgccgcctccgcctcccgctcCCCGAGCCCGAGCCCCTCAGCGAGCCTCCGGATCATCGGCTTCCCCGACGACGGCAGACAGAAGTGACTTGCCGCAGTTAAAAAGTTTGGCTTTGGGATGTCGGCGttgccgtcgccatcggcgagTTTTTTGGAGCGCTGGTAGCGTTGGAACAGCAGCAGTGCCGTGGCGTAGCTCAGTTTCTCGCGCCACGGGAGGATGGCGGGGCCGAGCGCGAGGAGGTGGGCGCGCAGGAGGTCGCGAGCCACGCCGCCGAGCCCGCGGCCAATGGAGAACCCGGTGATGccctcgccgtcctcctccctcACCGCCGACACGTAGCTGCGGTCGTCGGCCGTCCGGTTCGTGCGCGTCAGCGTGACCAGCCGGTACTTGGGTAGCATCGAGACGGAGCCGGTGTTCGACAGCAGCGCAGCGGCGCAGCCGGTGCGGAAGAAGCAGTTGAGGAGGAGCTTGCAGCGGTCTCTCCCGCTGTACCAGCCGACCGTGACGATCTCGGCGCTGACGACGACGGCGTATCTGATGGCGTGCGCCCTCAGCACGCCCTGCGCGACGTCCACGCCGACGACGCCCGCGGCGCAGCCCATGCCGGAGAGGTTGAACGTCCTGACGTCGGCGCGCATGCGGTAGTGGCCCGCGATGACCGCGGCGAGCGACGGCGCCGGGCAGAACCCGCTGCAGTTGACGACGAGCGCGCCCACCGCGTACGGCGGCACGCCCGTCCTGGCGAAAAGCGCGTCGAGCGTGGAGAGGAACATCGCGCGAGCCTCGTCCATGGCGTCGGCGTGCGTCGCCGACGGCGGGATGTAGTGCAGGGACGGCGGGAAGTAGGTCTCGTCTCCCATCCCGCACGCCTCGATGACCCGGGACATGAACTTAACGCTTTCCTCGTCGAAGCAGCCGATGAGCCGGAGGTGCTCGAGGAGCCCCGGTATCGGAATCCGCAGCCGCCGGGGCGGCCTCAGGCACGCGAAGTCGACGAGGCCAATGTCCGCCGTCGCGGCGCGTCTGTTGAAGCGCCACAGCAGCAGCATCACGCAGACAGGGACGAGGTACAAAGCCGCATGTCGGCGCAACGCGAAGACGAGGAGCTCGCcgaggaggcagaggaggagggtggCGACCCCGAGTGCGCGGCGCGCGGCGACGAGCAGGTGGTCCCTGTGTGCCACGTCCATCCCGTTCCTGTGTCGCTCGCCGGTGGCGCCGAGCGAACTGCGGAAGCACAAGCCTTTGA is a genomic window of Phragmites australis chromosome 17, lpPhrAust1.1, whole genome shotgun sequence containing:
- the LOC133896707 gene encoding 3-ketoacyl-CoA synthase 4-like, with product MDVAHRDHLLVAARRALGVATLLLCLLGELLVFALRRHAALYLVPVCVMLLLWRFNRRAATADIGLVDFACLRPPRRLRIPIPGLLEHLRLIGCFDEESVKFMSRVIEACGMGDETYFPPSLHYIPPSATHADAMDEARAMFLSTLDALFARTGVPPYAVGALVVNCSGFCPAPSLAAVIAGHYRMRADVRTFNLSGMGCAAGVVGVDVAQGVLRAHAIRYAVVVSAEIVTVGWYSGRDRCKLLLNCFFRTGCAAALLSNTGSVSMLPKYRLVTLTRTNRTADDRSYVSAVREEDGEGITGFSIGRGLGGVARDLLRAHLLALGPAILPWREKLSYATALLLFQRYQRSKKLADGDGNADIPKPNFLTAASHFCLPSSGKPMIRRLAEGLGLGEREAEAALMTFHRFGNQSAASLWYQLAYHEAKGRVLRGDRVWQLGMGSGPKANSAVWERVRGDPNPAAADESPWADCIHRFPVGEP